A single genomic interval of Plantibacter sp. Leaf314 harbors:
- a CDS encoding CsbD family protein, producing MSASDKIQNAAEDLAGKAKEALGKITGDDSKVAEGKADQTKADAKKAGENVKDVFKN from the coding sequence ATGAGTGCATCGGACAAGATCCAGAACGCCGCTGAAGACCTCGCGGGCAAGGCGAAGGAAGCCCTCGGCAAGATCACCGGCGACGACAGCAAGGTCGCAGAGGGCAAGGCCGACCAGACCAAGGCCGACGCCAAGAAGGCCGGCGAGAATGTCAAGGACGTCTTCAAGAACTAG
- a CDS encoding DHA2 family efflux MFS transporter permease subunit has product MTESNLSETPGRSTADRRKWFGLVAISVAVALIIVDSTIVNVAIPSIVDDLGISSTQVQWVQESYTLVFAALLIVFGTLADRVGRRRMLLLGVVVFVAASVFAALAATGELLILARVVQGVGGAMILPTTLSIINATFRGRDRAIAFAVWGSTIGGMVAVGPLLGGWLTTDFSWRWAFGINVPLGVVIVIGLLLFVSESRDVATGGIDGVGAALSIVTSSSLVFGLIEGRSLGWWTTEAPLVVGDWTWPFTLSPVPIALLVTVIGAIAFLLWGRRRMRQGRSTIIAFSLFSLPSFRNGNIAALIVSLGEFGIILSLPIWLQNVLGYSALQTGVVLLALAIGSFVASGFAGAFGNRVAPVTIVRVGILAEVAGVIGIGLAVGTDTPWFAIAVSLFVYGFGVGLATAQLTGVVLKDVPIEQSGQGSGTQSTARQIGSALGIAVLGTVLFVSTASVLDARLDDAGIPVAQRDALVSSVVDSAGASIAGLAADPSTAAVAEDAKVALSDGTRYAAFAAAAFLVVGFLATLSLGHGRREDEGVPDDGDADRIVSDGT; this is encoded by the coding sequence ATGACGGAATCCAACCTGTCCGAGACGCCCGGACGAAGCACCGCCGACCGCCGGAAATGGTTCGGACTCGTCGCCATCAGCGTCGCCGTCGCGCTCATCATCGTCGACTCCACCATCGTCAACGTCGCGATCCCGTCGATCGTGGACGACCTCGGCATCTCGTCGACCCAGGTCCAGTGGGTCCAGGAGTCCTACACCCTCGTCTTCGCCGCGCTCCTCATCGTCTTCGGGACCCTCGCCGACCGGGTGGGTCGCCGGAGGATGCTCCTCCTCGGGGTCGTCGTCTTCGTCGCCGCCTCGGTGTTCGCAGCACTCGCAGCGACCGGCGAGCTCCTGATCCTCGCGCGGGTCGTCCAGGGCGTCGGCGGGGCGATGATCCTCCCCACCACCCTGTCGATCATCAACGCGACGTTCCGGGGGCGCGACCGGGCGATCGCCTTCGCCGTCTGGGGGTCGACGATCGGCGGCATGGTCGCGGTCGGGCCGCTCCTGGGCGGCTGGCTGACGACCGACTTCTCGTGGCGCTGGGCGTTCGGCATCAACGTGCCCCTCGGTGTCGTCATCGTGATCGGCCTGCTCCTGTTCGTCTCCGAGTCGCGCGACGTGGCGACCGGAGGCATCGACGGTGTCGGCGCTGCGCTGTCGATCGTCACCAGCTCGTCCCTCGTGTTCGGACTGATCGAAGGTCGGAGCCTCGGCTGGTGGACGACCGAGGCACCACTGGTCGTCGGCGACTGGACGTGGCCGTTCACGCTCTCCCCGGTGCCCATCGCGCTCCTGGTGACCGTCATCGGTGCGATCGCGTTCTTGCTGTGGGGCCGCCGGCGCATGCGGCAGGGGCGGAGCACCATCATCGCCTTCTCCCTCTTCTCCCTGCCGTCGTTCCGCAACGGCAACATCGCTGCCCTCATCGTCTCCCTGGGCGAGTTCGGCATCATCCTGTCGCTCCCGATCTGGCTGCAGAACGTCCTCGGATACAGCGCGCTGCAGACGGGCGTGGTCCTCCTCGCCCTGGCGATCGGATCGTTCGTCGCCAGCGGCTTCGCCGGTGCCTTCGGGAACCGCGTCGCGCCGGTGACGATCGTGCGGGTGGGCATCCTCGCGGAGGTCGCCGGTGTCATCGGTATCGGGTTGGCGGTCGGAACCGACACCCCGTGGTTCGCGATCGCCGTGTCCCTCTTCGTCTACGGGTTCGGTGTCGGGCTCGCGACCGCACAGCTGACCGGCGTCGTCCTGAAGGACGTCCCGATCGAGCAGAGCGGGCAGGGCTCGGGGACGCAGAGCACGGCGCGGCAGATCGGATCGGCCCTCGGCATCGCCGTCCTCGGCACCGTGCTGTTCGTCAGCACTGCTTCCGTGCTCGACGCACGACTCGACGACGCCGGGATCCCGGTGGCACAGCGCGACGCCCTGGTCTCGAGCGTGGTCGACAGCGCCGGGGCGTCCATCGCCGGACTCGCCGCAGACCCCTCGACGGCCGCGGTCGCCGAGGACGCCAAGGTCGCGCTCTCGGACGGCACGCGATACGCGGCCTTCGCTGCTGCGGCGTTCCTCGTCGTCGGCTTCCTCGCGACCCTCTCGCTCGGTCACGGCCGGCGGGAGGACGAGGGTGTGCCGGACGATGGCGACGCCGATCGCATCGTGTCAGACGGGACCTAG
- a CDS encoding efflux RND transporter permease subunit codes for MSFLTRLSLANRLIVGLITAAIVVFGLFAVGSLKQELLPSVQQPGAYVSATYPGASPASVEREVTEPVEQAVQGIKGVTGVTSTSVGGSTSLQVSWDFGQDDEKIVGDIRSALAGLKSTLPSDTTTEVFAGGSDDIPVLQLAIASEDESGEFAGRVESTVLPALRGISGVRQVDLAGQNATQLVITMRPADLTAKKVTAEEVVAAVQASGAVTAAGTSVDAGKELSIEVGSAVGSLEELQALPIQHEDGPFALSAVADVELVPAAETSIARADGLPSLSLTILKDPSANAVQLAHAIRDALPGLEQDLGSGAKFTVVFDQSPMVEQSIHDLSVEGGLGLLFAIIVILVFLLSIRSTIITAVSIPLSLLIAMIGLWIGDYSLNIFTLAALTVAVGRVVDDSIVVIENIKRRHSGRSMTASSVVDAVREVAGAVTASTITTVAVFLPVAFVGGTVGELFRPFAVTVSVALIASLVVSLTIVPVLAYWFMRGSSSPAAATDAAPTVEEDESEAYSKLQRAYLPVLTTALKRPVVTLLIAAVVFVGTIVSAGFLKTDYLGDIGGENTVTVTQELPEGTSLDVTSDAAATVEAVLAKTAGVSGYLTTVGGSGSSNTAQISVTVGEESSREAVADTIRDAVAKLDDVGEITVGDAGAGLAGGGGGMEVTLQGEDPVALATAASTVQEMLGTTDGLRDATSDLADEQGLLKVNVDRAAAARYGFTQEQVGQAIAAALRGTPTGSVILEGASRDIIVRSQRVGTTPAEIAALPLPVSALQQAAAQKAATDALTAEQDQATQRAKDEAASQTATQRSELQEARSTAASQLDALRAQLSALQAAPVEVPPVTPTTPEEEAARQAYEARAAQLAGLSDAITQLQGSITTLDEQLTAMRDAEAEAAEQQAEADRLTQAQKDLANVNAVPIPVSAVAQVVEEQAPAAITRIDGVRTVTVSATPTGDDLSATTLAVRQGLDGLDLPSGVTASVGGVAQDQEESFAQLGLAMLIAIVLVFIVMVATFRSLLQPLILLVSVPFAATGAIAALLITGTPLGIPSMIGLLMLIGIVVTNAIVLIDLVNSYRARGDGIDDAVLHGARLRLRPIIMTACATIFALVPMSLGLTGGGVFISQSLAIVVIGGLVSSTLLTLILVPVLYLLLERRTERRLAKRERKRAAKAEQAAAATDQDADEDLESIMAADS; via the coding sequence ATGTCATTCCTCACGAGGCTCAGTCTCGCCAACCGATTGATCGTGGGCCTGATCACCGCCGCCATCGTCGTGTTCGGCCTCTTCGCCGTCGGCTCCCTGAAGCAGGAGCTGCTGCCGTCCGTCCAACAGCCCGGCGCCTACGTGTCGGCCACCTACCCCGGTGCATCGCCCGCGTCCGTGGAGCGGGAGGTGACCGAGCCGGTCGAACAGGCGGTGCAGGGCATCAAGGGCGTGACCGGCGTCACCTCGACCTCCGTCGGCGGCTCGACCTCCTTGCAGGTGAGCTGGGACTTCGGGCAGGACGACGAGAAGATCGTCGGGGACATCCGGAGCGCGCTCGCGGGTCTGAAGAGCACCCTCCCGAGCGACACGACCACCGAGGTCTTCGCCGGGGGCAGCGACGACATCCCCGTCCTCCAGCTCGCCATCGCCTCCGAAGACGAGTCCGGGGAGTTCGCGGGCCGGGTCGAGAGCACCGTCCTCCCCGCCCTCCGCGGCATCAGCGGCGTCCGCCAGGTCGACCTGGCCGGACAGAACGCCACCCAGCTCGTCATCACGATGCGCCCGGCCGACCTCACCGCCAAGAAGGTCACGGCTGAGGAGGTCGTGGCTGCGGTGCAGGCGAGCGGCGCGGTGACCGCGGCGGGGACGAGCGTCGACGCCGGCAAGGAACTGTCGATCGAGGTCGGCTCGGCGGTCGGATCGCTCGAGGAGCTGCAAGCGCTCCCCATCCAGCACGAGGACGGGCCGTTCGCCCTCTCCGCCGTCGCCGACGTCGAGCTCGTGCCCGCGGCGGAGACCTCCATCGCGCGAGCGGATGGCCTCCCCTCGCTCTCCCTCACCATCCTCAAGGACCCGTCGGCGAACGCCGTCCAACTCGCGCACGCGATCCGTGACGCCCTCCCCGGTCTCGAGCAGGACCTGGGATCCGGCGCCAAGTTCACCGTGGTGTTCGACCAGTCGCCGATGGTGGAGCAGTCGATCCACGACCTCTCCGTCGAGGGCGGGCTCGGGCTCCTGTTCGCGATCATCGTGATCCTCGTGTTCCTGCTGTCGATCCGCTCGACGATCATCACCGCCGTCTCGATCCCCCTGTCGCTGCTCATCGCGATGATCGGGTTGTGGATCGGCGACTACTCGCTGAACATCTTCACCCTCGCCGCCCTGACAGTGGCGGTCGGGCGGGTGGTCGACGACTCCATCGTGGTCATCGAGAACATCAAGCGTCGACACAGCGGTCGTTCCATGACCGCCTCGAGCGTCGTCGACGCGGTCCGCGAGGTGGCCGGTGCGGTGACGGCGTCGACCATCACCACGGTCGCGGTGTTCCTGCCCGTCGCCTTCGTCGGAGGCACCGTGGGTGAGCTGTTCCGGCCGTTCGCCGTCACCGTCTCCGTGGCGCTCATCGCCTCGCTCGTGGTGTCGCTCACGATCGTCCCCGTCCTCGCCTACTGGTTCATGCGCGGCTCCTCTTCGCCGGCAGCGGCCACCGACGCCGCTCCGACCGTCGAGGAGGACGAGTCGGAGGCGTACTCCAAACTGCAGCGCGCCTACCTCCCGGTCCTCACCACGGCGCTCAAGCGGCCGGTGGTCACCCTGCTGATCGCGGCCGTCGTGTTCGTGGGGACGATCGTCTCGGCCGGGTTCCTGAAGACCGACTACCTCGGAGACATCGGCGGCGAGAACACGGTGACCGTCACCCAGGAGCTCCCCGAGGGGACGAGTCTGGACGTGACCAGCGATGCGGCGGCGACCGTCGAGGCCGTCCTCGCGAAGACCGCCGGGGTGTCCGGGTACCTCACCACCGTCGGTGGGAGCGGATCGAGCAACACCGCGCAGATCAGTGTGACCGTGGGCGAGGAGAGTTCACGGGAGGCCGTGGCCGACACCATCCGCGACGCCGTGGCGAAGCTCGACGACGTCGGAGAGATCACCGTCGGTGACGCCGGTGCAGGACTCGCCGGTGGCGGCGGTGGCATGGAGGTGACGCTCCAGGGCGAGGACCCCGTCGCCCTGGCGACGGCCGCCTCGACCGTCCAGGAGATGCTCGGCACGACCGACGGTCTGCGGGACGCGACGAGCGACCTCGCCGACGAGCAGGGTCTGCTGAAGGTGAACGTGGACCGCGCCGCCGCCGCTCGCTACGGCTTCACGCAGGAACAGGTCGGGCAGGCCATCGCCGCCGCACTCCGCGGCACGCCGACGGGTTCGGTCATCCTCGAGGGTGCTTCCCGGGACATCATCGTCCGCTCGCAGCGCGTCGGGACGACGCCGGCGGAGATCGCGGCACTCCCGCTCCCGGTCAGTGCGTTGCAGCAGGCCGCAGCTCAGAAGGCCGCGACCGATGCGCTCACGGCCGAGCAGGATCAGGCCACGCAGCGGGCGAAGGACGAGGCCGCGTCCCAGACGGCGACGCAACGGTCCGAGCTCCAGGAGGCGCGGTCGACGGCCGCGTCGCAGCTCGACGCGCTCCGAGCGCAGTTGAGCGCCCTGCAGGCGGCTCCGGTCGAGGTCCCGCCGGTCACGCCCACCACCCCGGAGGAGGAGGCCGCCCGGCAGGCCTATGAGGCCCGTGCCGCGCAGCTCGCGGGGCTCAGTGACGCCATCACCCAGCTCCAGGGTTCCATCACGACGCTCGACGAGCAGTTGACCGCGATGCGTGACGCGGAGGCGGAGGCGGCCGAGCAGCAGGCCGAGGCCGACCGTCTCACCCAGGCGCAGAAGGACCTCGCCAACGTCAACGCCGTCCCGATCCCCGTGAGCGCGGTGGCGCAGGTGGTGGAGGAGCAGGCCCCCGCAGCGATCACCCGCATCGACGGCGTGCGGACCGTGACCGTGTCGGCGACCCCGACCGGTGACGACCTCAGCGCGACGACGCTCGCGGTGCGGCAGGGGCTGGACGGCCTCGACCTCCCGAGCGGTGTCACGGCGTCGGTCGGCGGTGTCGCCCAGGATCAGGAGGAGTCGTTCGCGCAGCTCGGCCTCGCCATGCTCATCGCGATCGTCCTCGTCTTCATCGTGATGGTGGCGACGTTCCGGAGCCTGCTCCAACCGCTCATCCTCCTCGTCTCGGTGCCGTTCGCGGCCACCGGTGCGATCGCCGCGCTGCTCATCACGGGCACCCCGCTCGGCATCCCGTCGATGATCGGCCTGCTCATGCTGATCGGGATCGTCGTCACGAACGCGATCGTGCTGATCGACCTGGTGAACTCGTATCGTGCGCGGGGTGACGGGATCGACGACGCCGTGCTGCACGGCGCGAGGCTGCGACTGCGACCGATCATCATGACCGCCTGCGCGACGATCTTCGCCCTGGTGCCGATGTCCCTCGGCCTCACCGGCGGCGGCGTCTTCATCTCGCAGTCGCTCGCGATCGTGGTGATCGGCGGTCTCGTCTCCTCGACGTTGCTGACGCTCATCCTCGTGCCGGTGCTCTACCTGCTCCTGGAGCGGCGCACCGAGCGACGTCTCGCGAAGCGGGAGCGGAAGCGGGCGGCCAAGGCCGAGCAGGCCGCCGCGGCCACCGATCAGGACGCGGACGAGGACCTGGAGTCGATCATGGCGGCGGACAGCTGA
- a CDS encoding NAD-dependent epimerase/dehydratase family protein, with amino-acid sequence MSTTHVILGGNGVIGRETAQALLATGVSVGSVGRRASTVPGVTSVIADLLDRDAVRTALDGADVAYLTAGLPYSAALWEQRWPRIVENVIEAAVATGTHLVSLDNVYAYGAVDGPMTEGTPLAPVSRKGRVRARAAAALAAAVAERGLVSTVGRSADFFGPGASTSVFNSFGIDPIAAGRPGTWLYDADLPHSLTYTPDVGRGLAILGTDTAARGRLWHLPTGPALTGRDYLRLAGGHDRPIKIMGAAMMRIGSLFNAGARETREMSYQYTAPYRFDSSAFELAFGVRPTPIADAVAETVRAAGAGVRA; translated from the coding sequence ATGAGCACCACCCACGTCATCCTCGGCGGCAACGGCGTCATCGGACGGGAGACCGCGCAAGCGCTCCTCGCGACCGGCGTATCCGTCGGCTCGGTCGGCCGCCGGGCGTCCACGGTGCCGGGCGTCACCTCGGTCATCGCCGACCTCCTCGATCGGGATGCGGTCAGGACCGCGCTCGACGGAGCGGACGTCGCCTACCTCACCGCTGGTCTGCCCTACTCCGCCGCTCTCTGGGAGCAGCGCTGGCCCCGCATCGTCGAGAACGTCATCGAGGCGGCAGTGGCGACCGGGACGCACCTCGTCTCCCTCGACAACGTCTATGCGTACGGCGCGGTGGATGGCCCGATGACGGAGGGGACTCCGCTGGCACCCGTCAGCCGGAAGGGCCGGGTCCGTGCTCGTGCTGCGGCCGCGCTCGCAGCGGCGGTGGCGGAACGCGGTCTGGTCTCGACGGTGGGACGGAGCGCCGACTTCTTCGGCCCCGGTGCATCGACCAGTGTGTTCAACAGCTTCGGGATCGACCCGATCGCCGCAGGACGGCCGGGCACCTGGCTGTACGACGCCGACCTGCCGCACTCGCTCACCTACACCCCCGATGTCGGTCGTGGACTGGCCATCCTCGGCACGGACACCGCCGCGCGCGGACGCCTCTGGCACCTGCCCACCGGTCCGGCGCTGACAGGACGCGACTACCTCCGTCTCGCCGGAGGGCATGACCGCCCGATCAAGATCATGGGTGCGGCCATGATGCGGATCGGGTCCCTCTTCAACGCCGGTGCGCGCGAGACGCGCGAGATGAGCTACCAGTACACGGCTCCGTACCGGTTCGACTCCAGTGCGTTCGAGCTCGCCTTCGGCGTGCGACCGACGCCGATCGCCGATGCCGTCGCCGAGACCGTCCGAGCCGCCGGTGCCGGTGTCCGGGCCTGA
- a CDS encoding DnaJ domain-containing protein yields MPESPLSASPYEVLGVSTTASQDELRRAYRRLMRETHPDLGGSARQFNAVQLAWERVGTVEDRAAYDRGRNVPSGGVDADDEPTWSASTTGRSGTQRADSRPRARAYGHPGGDSREAYLELIREWVGRGVPLDDPYDPKLVRSAPREIRHQLANALAEEQTARTVATLGIGYTVWHDVLAPGEAKIDHVVLGPTGLFAVKSEDWGGPVSVHRGEVVGETLGVREEPVRSIVRSARTVAKAARVKFTASVIVVPDGAVEESVEFIGRKHPVTVLVERSRLADLLRTGLPGIERMGGNQLFDIRTRLQQTVRFVGV; encoded by the coding sequence ATGCCGGAGAGCCCACTCTCAGCCAGCCCGTACGAGGTGCTCGGTGTGAGCACGACGGCGTCGCAGGACGAGCTCCGTCGGGCGTATCGTCGGCTGATGCGCGAGACGCATCCCGACCTCGGCGGCAGCGCGCGGCAGTTCAACGCGGTGCAACTGGCCTGGGAGCGCGTCGGCACGGTCGAGGATCGAGCCGCGTACGACCGCGGTCGGAACGTCCCGTCCGGCGGCGTCGACGCGGACGACGAGCCCACCTGGTCCGCGTCCACCACCGGTCGCTCCGGCACCCAGCGGGCGGACTCCCGTCCTCGAGCGCGGGCCTACGGGCACCCCGGCGGCGACTCACGGGAGGCCTATCTCGAGCTCATCAGGGAGTGGGTCGGCCGTGGCGTCCCACTCGACGACCCCTACGACCCCAAGCTCGTCCGCTCCGCCCCGCGCGAGATCCGACACCAGCTCGCCAACGCACTGGCGGAGGAGCAGACGGCTCGCACGGTGGCGACGCTCGGCATCGGGTACACCGTGTGGCACGACGTGCTGGCTCCCGGCGAGGCGAAGATCGATCACGTGGTCCTCGGCCCGACCGGGCTGTTCGCGGTGAAGTCCGAGGACTGGGGCGGGCCGGTGAGCGTGCATCGTGGTGAGGTCGTCGGCGAGACGCTCGGCGTCCGAGAGGAGCCCGTGCGTTCGATCGTCCGCTCGGCGCGCACGGTCGCGAAGGCGGCCCGCGTGAAGTTCACCGCCTCGGTCATCGTCGTACCCGACGGCGCCGTCGAGGAGTCCGTCGAGTTCATCGGCCGGAAGCATCCCGTCACCGTCCTCGTGGAGCGATCGCGCCTCGCCGACCTGCTCCGTACCGGCCTTCCGGGCATCGAGCGCATGGGTGGCAACCAGCTGTTCGACATCCGCACCAGGCTCCAGCAGACCGTCCGTTTCGTCGGCGTCTGA
- a CDS encoding methyltransferase: MDQRPIDLLRADLTTAGYTVERVRGLWGEMAEAALHRSNRVVAIRALDARQGTEGVEPVATLARLFILGLPADVDAVSRALPTLGADGAVELGLLSRADDGGLRPALDLRPYAWVDANGSGAWWIASDLGELALGHELGEEHVLGVGGASMTLSGIILPERVGSALDLGTGCGIQALHLSRIADRVVATDISERALELAALNARLNGIDSIEFRLGSMFEPVTGERFDRIVSNPPFVITPRMEGVPNYEYRDGGLVGDALVESVFVEAALHLTEDGVAQFLGNWEYRARTDGLDRVADWVEHSRETVDAWVIEREVQDPAEYAETWIRDGGTRAGTAEFERLAAAWLDDFASRSVTGVGFGYVLLRRTDSATPMRRFERLHGHAGSNSAGLGAHLAVCLAAHDWQVALDDQALLRERVVLAGDVTEERHYWPGDEDPTAMHLRQGGGLARSVGVDTGLAGLVGACDGELALGAIVDAIAQLVEVDAVELGDELLPRVRALIDDGILLPAV; this comes from the coding sequence GTGGACCAGCGACCGATCGACCTCCTCCGTGCCGACCTCACGACCGCCGGATACACCGTGGAACGGGTGCGCGGCCTGTGGGGTGAGATGGCCGAGGCGGCCCTGCATCGATCGAACCGGGTCGTGGCGATCCGAGCGCTCGACGCCCGACAGGGCACGGAGGGCGTGGAGCCGGTCGCGACCTTGGCGAGACTGTTCATCCTCGGGCTGCCGGCGGACGTCGACGCGGTCTCCCGCGCTCTGCCGACGCTCGGCGCCGACGGAGCGGTGGAGCTCGGCCTCCTCAGCCGGGCCGACGACGGCGGTCTCCGGCCGGCCCTCGACCTCCGCCCCTATGCCTGGGTGGACGCGAACGGGAGCGGGGCCTGGTGGATCGCCTCCGACCTCGGCGAGCTCGCCCTCGGCCACGAACTCGGCGAGGAGCACGTGCTCGGCGTCGGTGGTGCGTCGATGACCCTCAGCGGCATCATCCTGCCTGAGCGGGTCGGATCGGCCCTCGACCTCGGCACGGGGTGCGGGATCCAGGCGCTCCACCTGTCGCGGATCGCCGATCGTGTGGTCGCGACGGACATCTCCGAGCGGGCGCTCGAGCTCGCGGCACTCAACGCGCGGCTCAACGGCATCGACTCGATCGAGTTCCGTCTCGGCAGCATGTTCGAGCCGGTGACCGGTGAGCGGTTCGACCGCATCGTCTCGAACCCGCCGTTCGTCATCACGCCACGGATGGAGGGGGTCCCGAACTACGAGTACCGGGACGGCGGGCTCGTCGGTGACGCCCTCGTCGAGTCGGTCTTCGTCGAGGCGGCCCTGCATCTGACGGAGGACGGGGTGGCCCAGTTCCTCGGCAACTGGGAGTACCGCGCACGGACGGACGGACTCGATCGCGTCGCGGACTGGGTGGAGCACAGCCGGGAGACGGTGGACGCCTGGGTGATCGAACGCGAGGTGCAGGATCCGGCGGAGTACGCCGAGACCTGGATCCGGGACGGTGGCACGAGGGCCGGCACCGCCGAGTTCGAACGCCTCGCGGCAGCCTGGCTCGACGACTTCGCATCGCGGTCGGTGACGGGCGTCGGCTTCGGGTACGTCCTGCTCCGGCGGACCGACTCCGCCACCCCGATGCGCCGGTTCGAGCGTCTCCACGGGCACGCGGGATCCAACTCGGCGGGCCTCGGAGCCCACCTCGCCGTCTGCCTCGCCGCGCACGACTGGCAGGTCGCGCTCGACGACCAGGCCCTGCTCCGTGAGCGCGTCGTCCTCGCCGGCGACGTCACGGAGGAGCGTCACTACTGGCCGGGCGACGAGGACCCGACGGCGATGCACCTGCGCCAGGGTGGCGGGCTGGCCAGGTCTGTCGGCGTCGACACGGGACTCGCCGGACTCGTCGGTGCGTGCGACGGCGAACTCGCCCTCGGTGCCATCGTCGACGCGATCGCGCAACTCGTCGAGGTCGACGCCGTCGAGCTCGGCGACGAACTCCTCCCCCGCGTGCGTGCGCTCATCGACGACGGGATCCTGCTTCCCGCTGTCTGA
- a CDS encoding type 1 glutamine amidotransferase domain-containing protein: MSAELDGKQVAFLLSDGYEDSELTSPWEAVTAAGATARLVSPATQDVTGKNGHVQPVDVAVAEASSGDYHALVLPGGVVNADDLRLDEASIAFAKAFFEQGKPVGVICHGAWILVEADVVRGRELTSYASLKTDLRNAGASWVDEEVVVDQGLVSSRTPDDLPAFNAKLVEEIGEGEHEGQHA, translated from the coding sequence ATGAGTGCAGAACTCGACGGCAAGCAGGTGGCCTTCCTCCTGTCGGACGGCTACGAGGACAGCGAACTGACCAGCCCGTGGGAGGCGGTCACCGCTGCAGGCGCGACGGCCCGACTGGTCTCCCCCGCGACGCAGGACGTGACCGGCAAGAACGGGCACGTCCAGCCGGTCGACGTGGCCGTCGCCGAGGCGTCCTCCGGTGACTACCACGCGCTCGTGCTTCCGGGTGGTGTCGTCAACGCCGACGACCTCCGCCTGGACGAGGCCTCGATCGCCTTCGCGAAGGCCTTCTTCGAGCAGGGCAAGCCGGTCGGGGTGATCTGCCACGGTGCATGGATCCTCGTCGAGGCCGATGTCGTCCGCGGCCGTGAACTGACGAGCTACGCGAGCCTCAAGACGGACCTGCGCAACGCGGGAGCCTCGTGGGTGGACGAGGAGGTCGTCGTCGACCAGGGTCTGGTGTCGAGCCGGACGCCCGACGACCTCCCGGCCTTCAACGCGAAGCTGGTCGAGGAGATCGGTGAAGGGGAGCACGAGGGTCAGCACGCCTGA
- a CDS encoding GlsB/YeaQ/YmgE family stress response membrane protein — protein sequence MSFLGFLLLGLIAGAIAKAILPGRQGGGWLITLLLGVVGALLGGWLGGLLFGANLQEFFSLQTWLLAIGGSIVVLLIYGALTRNKKA from the coding sequence ATGAGTTTTCTCGGCTTCCTGCTGCTCGGCCTCATCGCCGGCGCCATCGCCAAGGCGATCCTTCCGGGTCGTCAGGGCGGCGGCTGGTTGATCACGCTGCTGCTCGGTGTCGTCGGGGCACTGCTCGGTGGTTGGCTCGGCGGCCTCCTCTTCGGCGCGAACCTCCAGGAGTTCTTCTCGCTGCAGACGTGGCTCCTCGCCATCGGCGGTTCCATCGTCGTGCTCCTCATCTACGGCGCACTGACCCGCAACAAGAAGGCGTAA
- a CDS encoding G5 domain-containing protein, with translation MSTPSGWYPDPERPGGQRWWTGFAWGGARFPATMPDTATATSTAAATGSPVENRPSRLRPLHVLLICLVVALVLLSAIGGAFWGALLALVAIAAAVVGVVALVRGHASRLGIRNRGTALAVVAAALCLVVVGGGASAATLPASDRPAALLTAQDVATPAPKRTPVATPTPTDIVTEVTEVIAVPFTATEVQDPNLDVGQVIVTTVGVDGQQTNTYRVTTRAGAEIARELVAQVVSVEPVAQVTSVGTRQPAPVAPAPVADPVGGGCDPNYEGQCVPIASDVDCAGGSGNGPAYTPGPVYVVGSDVYDLDRDGDGIACDA, from the coding sequence ATGAGCACTCCATCCGGCTGGTATCCCGATCCTGAACGACCAGGCGGTCAGCGGTGGTGGACCGGTTTCGCCTGGGGTGGGGCGCGATTCCCGGCGACGATGCCCGACACCGCGACTGCGACGTCCACCGCCGCTGCGACCGGGTCGCCCGTCGAGAACCGTCCGAGCAGACTCCGGCCCCTGCACGTCCTCCTGATCTGCCTCGTCGTCGCGCTGGTGCTGCTCAGCGCGATCGGCGGTGCGTTCTGGGGCGCCCTGCTCGCGCTCGTCGCCATCGCCGCGGCGGTCGTCGGCGTGGTCGCGCTCGTCCGCGGTCACGCCAGCCGGCTCGGCATCCGGAACCGGGGTACCGCGCTCGCCGTGGTCGCCGCAGCCCTCTGCCTCGTCGTGGTCGGTGGCGGTGCGAGTGCTGCGACGCTTCCGGCGTCAGACCGGCCTGCGGCCCTGCTGACGGCTCAAGACGTGGCCACCCCCGCTCCGAAGCGGACCCCGGTGGCGACCCCGACACCGACCGACATCGTGACCGAGGTCACTGAGGTCATCGCGGTGCCGTTCACGGCGACGGAGGTGCAGGACCCGAACCTCGACGTCGGTCAGGTCATCGTCACCACCGTCGGGGTCGACGGTCAGCAGACGAACACCTACCGTGTGACGACACGGGCCGGCGCGGAGATCGCGCGGGAGCTCGTCGCCCAGGTCGTGTCGGTCGAACCGGTGGCGCAGGTGACCTCGGTCGGCACCCGGCAACCCGCGCCCGTGGCTCCCGCACCCGTCGCCGACCCGGTCGGAGGCGGCTGCGACCCGAACTACGAGGGGCAGTGCGTCCCGATCGCGAGCGACGTCGACTGCGCCGGCGGCAGTGGGAACGGACCGGCCTACACGCCGGGACCGGTGTACGTCGTCGGAAGCGACGTGTACGACCTCGACCGTGACGGGGACGGCATCGCCTGCGACGCCTGA